In Gammaproteobacteria bacterium, one DNA window encodes the following:
- a CDS encoding HlyD family type I secretion periplasmic adaptor subunit — protein sequence MKPAAEETKTVIDNVPADSTHHVETDETLHTRLGWWIVLAGFGGFILWAAFAPLEKGVPVPGTVTVASHLQAVQHQIGGIIDSILVKEGDHVKVGQVLVRMNDTQVKAQAEITRSQLYTALTMEARLLAERDGADKITFPQDLLALQNNDPRVANNIAIQTQLFTSRRLALRHEIGALDENIAGLKMQLRGLEASKSSKHMQLKFLEEQLVNMRDLAHDGFVPRNRVLELERTYTQLTGDISSETGNIGRIQRQIAEQEQRRVHRQQEYQKEVGQQLTETKREVDSLRNRLNGQDFELANIEVKAPVDGIVVGMNVFTEGGVISPGFKLMDIVPSDDILIVTGQVPVHLIDKVHVDLPVDLIFSALNQKKTPNIPGIVTRVSADRLMDERSGLPYYNMKAAVTPEGMKKLAEEQIRAGMPVEIFIKTGERSLLSYLFKPILDRVHSALSEE from the coding sequence ATGAAGCCCGCAGCAGAAGAAACAAAGACCGTTATCGACAATGTTCCAGCAGACTCAACACATCACGTGGAGACAGACGAAACACTGCATACCCGGCTGGGCTGGTGGATCGTACTGGCGGGTTTCGGCGGATTCATTCTGTGGGCAGCTTTCGCGCCGCTGGAAAAAGGAGTGCCGGTTCCAGGCACCGTTACGGTCGCCAGTCATTTGCAAGCGGTTCAGCATCAAATCGGCGGTATCATCGACAGCATTCTGGTCAAAGAAGGCGATCATGTGAAAGTCGGCCAAGTGCTGGTGCGGATGAACGATACCCAAGTCAAGGCGCAGGCTGAGATCACCCGCAGCCAGCTCTATACCGCCCTGACCATGGAAGCGCGCTTATTGGCGGAGCGTGACGGTGCGGATAAAATTACGTTTCCGCAAGACCTGCTGGCGCTACAAAATAACGACCCGCGCGTCGCCAACAATATCGCCATTCAAACACAGCTTTTTACCTCGCGCAGATTGGCTTTGCGACACGAGATCGGCGCCCTGGATGAAAATATTGCCGGTTTAAAAATGCAATTGCGCGGACTGGAAGCATCCAAGTCCAGTAAACACATGCAATTGAAGTTCCTGGAAGAGCAGCTCGTCAATATGCGCGATCTGGCGCACGACGGTTTTGTACCGCGCAATCGCGTGCTGGAGCTGGAGCGCACTTATACGCAATTAACCGGGGATATTTCTTCCGAAACCGGAAACATCGGGCGGATTCAACGGCAAATCGCCGAGCAAGAGCAACGGCGCGTTCACCGTCAACAGGAATATCAAAAGGAGGTAGGACAGCAGCTAACCGAAACGAAACGGGAAGTCGACTCCTTGCGCAATCGCCTGAACGGGCAAGATTTTGAATTGGCCAACATCGAGGTTAAAGCGCCTGTGGATGGTATCGTGGTCGGCATGAATGTATTTACCGAAGGCGGCGTTATCAGCCCGGGATTCAAATTGATGGATATCGTGCCCAGCGACGACATATTGATCGTTACCGGACAAGTGCCAGTTCATTTGATCGACAAGGTGCATGTCGATTTGCCGGTCGATCTCATTTTCTCCGCCTTGAATCAAAAGAAAACACCCAACATTCCCGGCATCGTCACCCGGGTATCGGCAGACCGTCTCATGGATGAACGTAGCGGACTGCCCTATTACAATATGAAGGCTGCCGTAACGCCGGAAGGCATGAAAAAACTCGCCGAAGAACAGATACGAGCGGGTATGCCGGTGGAAATATTTATCAAAACGGGTGAACGCTCGTTGCTGAGTTATCTTTTCAAACCCATACTGGATCGTGTGCATTCAGCTCTGAGTGAAGAATAG
- a CDS encoding TolC family outer membrane protein codes for MMDIPKISFLVWLLFSSFGSVQAMSLLDAYEAALNHDPIYRSAYHENEAGQQAEAIGLASLLPNLAITHTQSKSAGTISGEQRDSRGNLIPFSNPANFDSQISTLTLRQPLINLEAVASYRMGKAQADSSRAKFTGRSQQLVVRLVEAYVETLLAQDHVKITEAQLNALDELKRVNERMLIKGEGTTTDVLETQSKHAIAQAKAIEAKDELESAQLKLGAIVGQKIAQLDRLSNAFNTQSIQLQDYDEWHAMALERNAEIVTQRHAVTSGKEEVRKNFAGHAPRVDLVASLSKNNRGSFVTLNQDAELGTIGVEVNFPLYAGGRVNALTAQAKANHARAEADLDAMTDKVLVELKKQHNLLKSGVKKIESLELAVKSAELLVAATEKSIRGGIRINLNLLDAQQQLYTAQRDLSQARYDYLLAYLRLQLAAGTLVLDDLRNIASYFKANSY; via the coding sequence ATGATGGATATCCCTAAAATCTCGTTTTTAGTTTGGCTTTTGTTCAGCTCATTCGGCTCTGTCCAGGCGATGAGTCTGCTGGATGCTTATGAAGCTGCGCTCAACCATGATCCGATTTACCGCTCCGCTTATCATGAAAATGAAGCCGGGCAGCAAGCCGAAGCCATCGGTTTGGCAAGCTTATTACCTAATCTGGCAATTACGCATACTCAAAGCAAAAGTGCGGGAACCATATCAGGCGAACAGAGGGATAGCAGGGGAAATCTAATTCCATTTTCTAATCCTGCTAATTTCGATAGTCAGATCAGCACATTAACACTCCGTCAGCCATTGATCAATTTAGAAGCTGTCGCCAGCTACCGCATGGGCAAAGCGCAAGCCGATTCGAGCCGGGCAAAATTCACAGGGCGCAGCCAGCAATTAGTCGTGCGATTAGTGGAAGCCTATGTTGAAACATTACTGGCGCAGGATCATGTCAAAATTACCGAGGCGCAATTGAATGCCCTTGATGAGCTCAAGCGCGTCAATGAACGCATGTTGATAAAAGGTGAAGGCACCACCACCGATGTTTTGGAAACACAATCGAAACACGCGATTGCGCAAGCCAAAGCGATTGAGGCAAAAGACGAGCTGGAATCCGCTCAACTGAAACTTGGCGCCATCGTGGGGCAAAAAATAGCCCAACTCGATCGATTATCCAATGCATTTAATACTCAATCCATTCAGTTGCAGGATTATGACGAATGGCATGCCATGGCGCTGGAACGAAATGCCGAGATCGTAACGCAACGTCACGCCGTGACATCCGGCAAGGAAGAAGTCAGAAAGAATTTCGCCGGTCATGCACCGCGCGTTGATTTGGTCGCCAGTCTATCTAAGAATAATCGTGGATCATTCGTTACACTGAATCAAGACGCCGAACTTGGGACCATCGGCGTCGAAGTTAATTTTCCTCTATACGCAGGTGGCCGGGTAAACGCGCTGACGGCGCAAGCAAAAGCAAATCACGCGCGCGCTGAAGCCGATCTCGACGCAATGACCGACAAAGTGCTGGTTGAGTTAAAGAAGCAACATAATTTGCTAAAAAGCGGTGTCAAAAAAATTGAATCGTTGGAACTGGCGGTCAAATCGGCTGAATTGCTTGTTGCTGCAACAGAAAAAAGCATCCGCGGCGGTATCCGCATCAATTTGAATCTATTGGATGCGCAACAACAACTGTATACCGCGCAGCGCGATCTTTCGCAAGCGCGGTACGATTACCTGCTGGCCTATCTGCGCCTGCAGTTAGCCGCCGGCACACTGGTATTGGATGATCTAAGGAATATCGCTAGCTATTTCAAAGCAAATTCGTATTGA
- a CDS encoding response regulator transcription factor, with protein MRLGILEDEPTQVAIYELLLSPSQYQCEFFGTIASFLDALRDKKFDLLVIDWILPDGTAGEALKWIRENLDWHIPIICVTSRNSESDVVNVLHMGADDYFVKSSRHFELLARIETLARRSREKQPAILQFGLYEIDSENQVIIVDGKNAGLTQKEFALACYLFQNTNKLLSRIHLLEKIWGLSAEIDTRTVDTHISRIRNKLNLTARGEWDILTIYGYGYRLQHAKAAESA; from the coding sequence ATGCGCTTAGGAATACTTGAAGACGAACCAACCCAGGTAGCTATTTATGAACTGCTGCTTTCGCCGAGTCAATACCAATGTGAATTCTTTGGAACCATCGCTTCGTTTCTCGATGCGCTGCGGGATAAAAAATTCGATTTACTCGTGATCGACTGGATACTGCCGGATGGCACCGCCGGGGAAGCGCTCAAATGGATTCGCGAAAATCTGGATTGGCACATTCCGATCATTTGCGTTACTTCGCGTAACAGCGAATCGGATGTTGTCAACGTTCTGCATATGGGCGCGGATGATTATTTTGTGAAATCTTCGCGGCATTTCGAGCTGCTTGCCAGAATTGAAACCCTGGCGCGTCGCAGCCGGGAAAAACAACCTGCGATATTGCAGTTTGGGCTGTACGAAATCGATTCGGAAAATCAGGTGATTATCGTTGACGGCAAAAACGCCGGCCTTACCCAGAAAGAATTCGCGCTTGCTTGTTATCTGTTTCAAAACACGAACAAACTGCTGTCGCGAATCCACTTACTGGAAAAAATATGGGGACTCTCGGCCGAGATCGATACGCGCACCGTGGATACGCACATCAGCCGCATTCGCAACAAACTCAATCTTACGGCGCGAGGTGAATGGGATATTTTGACGATTTACGGTTACGGTTATCGTCTGCAACATGCCAAGGCTGCTGAATCGGCTTAA
- a CDS encoding cold-shock protein: protein MATGIVKWFNDAKGFGFITPDNGGEDLFAHFSAINSSGFKSLREAQRVTFDITTGPKGKQASNIVPQ, encoded by the coding sequence ATGGCAACAGGTATAGTTAAATGGTTCAATGACGCTAAAGGTTTTGGCTTTATTACTCCGGATAACGGTGGAGAAGATTTATTCGCACACTTCTCTGCAATCAACAGCAGCGGCTTCAAATCATTGCGCGAAGCGCAACGCGTTACTTTCGACATTACCACTGGCCCTAAAGGCAAACAGGCATCGAACATCGTACCGCAGTAA
- a CDS encoding pentapeptide repeat-containing protein, with the protein MDKNFAGQNLNGRSFRGQDLRGADFSGCQLKSCDFREADLTDAKFCRATLGVDGWRKLVKWGADFVLGIACGFLAWFVIFIFAFTSDEIYRDLNGDKISLEGSSYVFLLTGLLSTAGACLTVFAALEDRDWRIVVRYCSLGILVSIAVGAVENGVVVILIALTLTLTVGGMLVTAVAVAGVGAGAVAVAVVFAVAAETEARAMATIAEATMLAVMAFIYFLLGWYLNYRTLLSEEPMLAWLRRYALAWRCWGGTKFFRATLAHTDFTEADLTAARFAGAKFRQPSFIHAKNLHLAWTYASPLEHKQVRTLLTESRNGWDRWNFSNPYNRYFFNLKLRGLSFKGLDLSYCSFCRADLSEADFSNCDLTDADFSEAMVYGARFSNAKMTGAIIDKWGMDKRTQFDGVICDFVYTKRNREERNPPQGDFKPGEFSKLYQEIANTVDFIAHTPDELTALLRAIDSIKQQGGDIVIQSLERKNESVVVRTQSDESIDKAAIYAEVKAQTEKELLVLQQEKQLLLQKVELQEQQADTLKQFLKLAIESPKTMNDNSRHYSNITAHNSAVNLGDASTVSNHIKQVADAELKAALQTLQQLLADSHLSDIDKQQAHQAVDDLAVVSQKPQAERKSLARRSLSFLKDLQQDLSSVAELGEQYGKLLIKVMAWF; encoded by the coding sequence ATGGACAAAAATTTTGCCGGACAAAACCTAAACGGCCGCAGTTTTCGCGGGCAGGACTTGCGCGGTGCAGATTTTTCCGGTTGCCAGTTGAAAAGTTGCGATTTTCGTGAAGCCGATTTGACGGATGCCAAGTTTTGCCGGGCAACGCTGGGGGTCGATGGGTGGCGCAAGCTTGTCAAGTGGGGCGCGGATTTCGTGCTTGGTATCGCTTGTGGATTTCTTGCGTGGTTTGTCATTTTCATTTTTGCTTTCACTAGCGATGAAATTTATAGAGACTTGAACGGGGATAAGATTAGCTTAGAAGGAAGTAGTTATGTGTTTTTGTTGACTGGTTTACTGTCGACAGCGGGCGCCTGCCTAACGGTTTTTGCCGCGCTAGAAGACCGGGATTGGCGGATTGTTGTCAGGTATTGTTCGTTAGGTATACTAGTGTCAATAGCAGTGGGAGCTGTGGAAAATGGAGTGGTAGTGATATTGATAGCGTTAACGTTAACGTTAACGGTGGGGGGAATGCTAGTAACAGCAGTAGCAGTAGCGGGAGTGGGAGCGGGAGCTGTAGCTGTAGCTGTAGTGTTTGCGGTAGCGGCAGAGACAGAGGCAAGGGCAATGGCAACGATAGCGGAAGCGACAATGTTAGCAGTTATGGCTTTCATTTATTTTCTGCTGGGTTGGTATTTGAATTACCGTACTCTGCTATCCGAAGAGCCGATGCTGGCATGGCTGCGCCGCTATGCGTTGGCCTGGCGATGCTGGGGCGGTACAAAATTTTTCAGAGCCACGCTGGCACACACCGATTTCACCGAAGCGGATTTAACCGCTGCGCGTTTTGCCGGTGCCAAATTCCGGCAACCGAGTTTCATTCACGCCAAGAATCTGCATTTGGCCTGGACTTATGCCTCACCGCTGGAACACAAACAGGTTCGTACGTTGTTGACCGAAAGTCGAAATGGATGGGATAGATGGAATTTTTCCAATCCCTATAACAGGTATTTTTTCAATCTCAAGTTGCGCGGTCTGTCGTTTAAAGGTCTGGATCTTAGTTACTGCAGCTTTTGCCGTGCCGATTTGAGCGAAGCCGATTTCAGCAATTGCGATTTGACGGATGCCGATTTTTCTGAAGCGATGGTATACGGTGCTCGCTTTAGCAATGCCAAAATGACCGGTGCGATCATCGATAAGTGGGGCATGGATAAGCGCACGCAATTCGACGGCGTGATCTGCGATTTCGTGTATACCAAACGCAACAGAGAGGAGCGCAACCCGCCGCAAGGCGATTTCAAACCCGGCGAATTCAGCAAGCTGTACCAGGAAATCGCCAACACCGTCGACTTCATCGCGCATACACCGGATGAATTGACCGCCTTGCTGCGCGCCATCGACAGCATCAAACAACAAGGCGGCGATATCGTCATCCAAAGTCTGGAACGCAAAAACGAATCGGTGGTGGTGCGTACGCAAAGCGATGAGAGTATCGACAAAGCGGCGATTTATGCGGAAGTGAAAGCGCAGACGGAAAAAGAATTGCTCGTATTGCAACAGGAAAAACAACTGCTACTGCAAAAAGTGGAATTGCAAGAGCAACAGGCCGATACCCTGAAGCAATTTTTAAAATTAGCCATCGAGAGTCCGAAAACTATGAATGATAACAGCCGACATTACAGCAACATTACTGCACATAATTCTGCCGTCAACCTCGGTGATGCCAGCACGGTCAGCAACCATATCAAACAAGTGGCCGACGCTGAGCTGAAAGCCGCATTGCAAACGTTGCAGCAATTGCTGGCCGACAGCCATTTATCGGACATCGACAAACAGCAAGCGCACCAAGCCGTCGACGATTTGGCCGTTGTCAGCCAGAAACCACAAGCCGAACGCAAAAGCCTGGCACGGCGCAGTCTGTCTTTTTTGAAGGATTTACAGCAGGATTTATCGAGCGTGGCCGAGCTGGGTGAGCAATACGGCAAGCTGCTGATAAAGGTGATGGCTTGGTTTTAA